From the genome of Candidatus Nitrosocosmicus oleophilus, one region includes:
- a CDS encoding homospermidine biosynthesis protein → MSYNRHSFSGKKIDPPEIFANMNISELIDLFRNTGYNARRLAEAADIMKRMVESDATICLTIAGALTPIGFGKIISSMIDNGFVDWIVTTGANAYHDLHFAYDLPVRQGHFDVDDDILYSKQIVRIYDVYIKEYGTLQSQDTIIQKNIQNIYQNHIDLTNSSTADLSYLIGKEAAEKSKAPDKSFMVSAYKSNVPIYMPALSDSSIGLNMLPSMLDGKKAINPIKDIAESTAILWKSNVSGGLELGGGVPKNFFQQTGPALYQILKIKEGGHDFIIQLTDARPDTGGLSGATLQEGKSWGKIKTSHKGNVIVYGDTSVYFPILCSYLLSECKPRSKKQIYKKKDSWVEEMKTQYMKKNKTK, encoded by the coding sequence TTGAGCTATAACCGACATAGTTTTTCAGGGAAAAAAATTGACCCCCCGGAAATCTTTGCTAATATGAATATATCAGAATTGATAGATTTATTCAGAAATACAGGATACAATGCAAGGAGACTAGCAGAGGCTGCAGACATAATGAAAAGAATGGTAGAATCTGATGCGACAATTTGCTTGACTATAGCGGGAGCATTAACTCCAATAGGATTTGGGAAGATTATATCAAGTATGATAGATAACGGTTTTGTAGATTGGATTGTTACAACAGGTGCAAATGCCTATCATGATTTACACTTTGCATATGACTTACCCGTTAGGCAAGGCCATTTTGATGTGGATGATGATATATTATATTCGAAACAAATCGTAAGAATTTATGATGTATATATAAAAGAATATGGTACCCTTCAATCCCAGGATACAATAATTCAAAAAAATATTCAAAATATATACCAAAACCATATCGACCTGACAAATAGCTCAACTGCTGATCTATCTTATTTGATAGGAAAAGAAGCTGCTGAAAAATCCAAGGCGCCTGACAAATCATTTATGGTCTCAGCATACAAATCTAATGTCCCTATTTATATGCCAGCACTCAGCGATTCTTCAATCGGATTGAACATGCTACCTTCAATGCTGGATGGAAAGAAAGCAATCAATCCTATAAAAGATATCGCAGAATCAACAGCAATCTTATGGAAAAGTAATGTATCAGGTGGATTAGAGTTGGGTGGAGGAGTGCCTAAGAACTTTTTTCAGCAGACCGGTCCAGCCCTGTACCAAATTTTAAAAATCAAGGAAGGAGGACATGATTTCATAATCCAGCTCACTGATGCGAGACCCGATACTGGGGGTCTATCAGGAGCGACATTGCAAGAGGGTAAAAGTTGGGGGAAGATTAAAACTTCGCACAAAGGAAATGTAATAGTTTATGGCGATACATCGGTCTATTTTCCAATTCTTTGTTCTTATCTGTTGAGTGAATGTAAACCAAGGAGTAAAAAACAAATTTACAAGAAGAAGGATTCCTGGGTTGAAGAAATGAAAACACAATATATGAAAAAAAATAAAACCAAATAG
- the pyrI gene encoding aspartate carbamoyltransferase regulatory subunit — protein MSEFNQLLVRRIRNGTVIDHIESPRALLVLNILNITGQEGNVITVALNVPSVKQKKKDIIKVENKFLEKKETDKLALIAPNATINIIKDYKLTEKRRIQLPDKIIGFFKCPNLRCITNTEEGLSSKIEIIDKKNILLKCQYCARSITTNELIK, from the coding sequence ATGTCAGAATTCAATCAACTTTTGGTAAGAAGAATAAGAAACGGTACCGTCATTGATCATATAGAATCTCCGAGAGCGCTGCTTGTTCTTAACATATTAAATATTACAGGTCAAGAGGGGAATGTAATAACAGTAGCTTTAAACGTACCAAGTGTTAAACAGAAAAAAAAAGATATCATAAAAGTAGAAAACAAGTTTTTGGAAAAGAAAGAAACTGACAAGCTAGCATTAATTGCTCCTAATGCAACCATCAATATAATTAAAGATTACAAGTTAACCGAAAAGAGAAGAATTCAGCTTCCTGATAAGATAATAGGTTTTTTTAAATGTCCTAATTTAAGATGCATTACAAACACCGAAGAAGGATTGAGTTCGAAAATCGAAATAATTGACAAAAAAAATATACTATTGAAATGTCAATATTGTGCACGATCCATAACCACTAATGAATTAATTAAATAG
- a CDS encoding CBS domain-containing protein gives MSKDIRDETTAMTTRVLVSDVMNSPIVHAGPNDDLVTISKLMTNAKIGSIVILNNDKPLGIITDWDIVSKAIAAGSIPSDIKASDIMNQLITITGEESITSAARLLRQHGIKRLGVTHKGNLVGIISVSDVLAVTPELFDVVSEKSLLIRGEIGRSPRNISGYCDECGEWSDFLLYADGSYTCEVCRGE, from the coding sequence GTGTCTAAAGATATTAGAGATGAAACTACTGCCATGACCACTCGTGTATTAGTTAGTGATGTCATGAATAGCCCTATAGTTCATGCAGGACCAAACGATGACCTTGTCACGATTTCAAAACTTATGACTAATGCAAAAATTGGAAGCATTGTTATTTTAAATAACGATAAACCGCTTGGAATAATTACTGACTGGGATATTGTTTCCAAAGCAATAGCTGCCGGTTCAATCCCTTCTGATATCAAAGCTTCGGATATAATGAACCAGTTAATTACCATCACTGGAGAGGAAAGTATTACATCCGCTGCCAGACTTTTACGACAACATGGAATCAAGCGTTTGGGAGTGACCCATAAAGGCAATTTAGTCGGAATTATTTCGGTGTCTGATGTTCTTGCCGTTACACCGGAATTATTTGATGTGGTTTCTGAAAAATCGCTACTTATAAGAGGCGAGATTGGACGTTCTCCACGAAATATTTCTGGATATTGCGATGAATGTGGTGAATGGTCTGATTTTCTACTTTATGCAGATGGTTCTTACACCTGTGAAGTTTGCAGAGGGGAGTGA
- the rqcH gene encoding ribosome rescue protein RqcH, with protein sequence MAISEIELRYIVNNIKEVIDDIYYISNISLITKNTLILKFHHSQKNDVSLLVSSFGICITKYKYSIIEDNDSLKKIKTDLERSKLIDISVVSGERIVQFVFQSIQGLKYYLIVELFGHGNIIICNDSHKILNILNPINVRHRVLKPGLKYFPPPSRGADPLSLDYDDFLSLIKNSDQGNIDIKRWLGRTLSISKKFIELAVQSSKVSNKKVRDLTSVELKNLFEELTSLIRNISTGIGHDPCIILDDENNPADVSPITPSDVPLDHIRKYSLYTDAIDEFLNYSVLHTSSSRNSELEKQIESLEHDLNEQKKAKDLVIAKSNKLREFANLLMQETDGVLNPGKHSIAKLLHASDAKILSIKGKDYLEIVDEKIAIDIGNSNIPKISSLLFNVAKDMERGLITIENSHSKLLEQMDKIQKQKNKKPLSEIKILTNKEWYEKYRWFLTTDDVLTIGGRDSSSNSVLIRRHLTENDYVFHAEVNGSPFFILKNANNKTSADLSQSIIETAQATVSFSRSWKDNLSSADAYWVYPTQVKKGAPTGQYLPKGAFIIEGKRNFVKNLEIKLAIGLSFIEDRPLFIVGPFSAILKRSIYLRNMMPSGFDVVKASKKIKSDFVDYSIKNEYPERLINHLKHLSIDEIVRILPVGQFKLLPIEKGELKYDFNNFLPK encoded by the coding sequence ATGGCTATTTCAGAGATTGAACTTAGATATATTGTAAATAACATCAAAGAAGTTATTGATGATATTTATTATATAAGCAATATTTCTCTTATAACAAAAAACACTCTGATCCTAAAATTTCACCATTCACAAAAAAATGATGTTTCACTTCTAGTTTCCTCCTTTGGAATCTGTATTACCAAGTATAAATATTCTATTATTGAAGATAATGACTCTTTAAAAAAAATTAAGACTGATCTTGAACGGTCAAAACTGATCGATATTTCTGTTGTATCTGGAGAACGAATAGTTCAATTTGTTTTTCAATCTATTCAAGGATTGAAATATTATTTAATTGTCGAATTGTTTGGTCATGGCAACATAATAATTTGTAATGACTCTCACAAGATTTTGAATATTCTAAATCCGATTAATGTTCGACATAGGGTGTTGAAACCTGGGTTGAAATACTTTCCTCCTCCTTCTAGAGGAGCTGATCCTCTATCCTTAGATTATGACGATTTTTTATCTTTAATCAAGAATAGCGATCAGGGCAATATTGATATAAAAAGATGGTTAGGACGAACGTTATCAATTTCAAAGAAATTTATCGAATTGGCAGTTCAAAGTAGTAAAGTCTCAAATAAGAAAGTTAGAGACCTGACTTCAGTTGAACTAAAGAACTTGTTCGAAGAATTGACCTCATTAATAAGAAATATTTCAACCGGTATTGGACATGACCCATGCATTATTTTAGATGATGAGAATAATCCTGCAGACGTAAGCCCGATAACTCCATCCGATGTTCCGCTTGATCATATTAGAAAATATAGCTTGTACACTGATGCAATTGATGAATTCTTAAACTATTCTGTTTTACATACCAGTTCATCGAGAAACTCCGAATTAGAAAAACAGATCGAATCATTAGAACATGATTTGAATGAACAGAAAAAAGCTAAAGACTTAGTTATTGCAAAATCAAACAAGCTCAGAGAATTTGCCAATCTACTTATGCAAGAGACTGACGGGGTGTTGAATCCAGGAAAACACTCGATTGCAAAATTACTTCATGCTTCTGATGCTAAAATTTTGAGCATAAAAGGGAAAGATTATCTAGAGATTGTAGATGAAAAAATAGCTATAGATATAGGGAATTCTAACATCCCAAAAATTTCTTCCTTGCTATTTAATGTCGCAAAGGACATGGAAAGAGGATTGATTACCATAGAGAATTCCCATTCAAAATTGCTTGAACAAATGGACAAAATTCAAAAACAGAAAAACAAAAAACCATTATCAGAAATTAAGATTTTGACTAATAAGGAATGGTATGAAAAATATCGATGGTTTCTTACAACTGACGATGTGTTGACTATAGGCGGCAGGGATTCATCGTCAAATTCAGTACTTATAAGAAGACATCTTACAGAAAATGACTATGTTTTTCATGCAGAGGTTAATGGTTCTCCATTCTTTATATTAAAGAACGCTAATAACAAGACCAGCGCGGATCTGTCACAAAGTATCATTGAAACTGCTCAGGCTACTGTATCTTTTAGTAGGTCCTGGAAGGATAATCTTTCTTCTGCTGATGCGTATTGGGTCTATCCTACTCAGGTAAAAAAAGGCGCACCTACAGGTCAGTATCTTCCAAAAGGGGCATTTATAATTGAAGGCAAGAGAAATTTTGTAAAAAATTTGGAAATAAAGCTTGCAATTGGTTTGTCTTTTATTGAAGACCGACCATTATTTATTGTTGGACCTTTCTCTGCAATCTTGAAAAGATCTATATATTTAAGAAATATGATGCCATCTGGCTTTGATGTTGTAAAGGCTTCAAAAAAGATAAAATCTGATTTTGTAGATTACTCTATAAAAAATGAATATCCTGAACGCTTGATAAACCATCTAAAGCATTTGTCAATAGATGAAATAGTAAGAATCTTGCCTGTAGGTCAATTCAAACTATTGCCTATTGAAAAAGGCGAGTTAAAATATGATTTCAATAATTTCTTACCAAAGTAA